The following are encoded in a window of Haloarcula halophila genomic DNA:
- a CDS encoding chemotaxis protein CheD: MKVYDGSQTNGTKKSAPERIKVGIAEYKVTTDAAILTTSGLGSCIGVALYDESSGAAGLVHVMLPTAEDVEGGASAKFADTGVETLVDALEQAGADIASVQAKIAGGSDMLDFSENGSSIGSRNAKQVRATLDEYDIPIIGEDIGGDHGRSIQLKADSGDLVVKSANTESTTL, encoded by the coding sequence ATGAAAGTCTACGACGGGAGCCAGACGAACGGAACGAAGAAGAGTGCGCCGGAACGGATCAAAGTCGGCATCGCGGAGTACAAAGTGACGACAGACGCCGCAATACTGACGACCAGTGGCCTCGGCTCGTGTATCGGGGTGGCGCTGTACGACGAGAGTTCGGGTGCCGCCGGGCTTGTCCATGTCATGCTCCCGACCGCGGAGGACGTCGAGGGAGGGGCCAGTGCGAAGTTCGCCGATACCGGGGTGGAAACCCTCGTCGACGCGCTGGAACAGGCCGGCGCGGACATCGCTTCGGTACAAGCGAAGATCGCCGGCGGGAGCGATATGCTCGACTTCTCGGAGAACGGCTCCTCGATCGGCTCTCGGAACGCAAAGCAGGTACGGGCGACTCTCGACGAGTACGACATCCCGATCATCGGTGAAGACATCGGCGGTGACCACGGCCGATCGATCCAGTTGAAAGCCGACAGCGGCGACCTCGTGGTCAAGAGCGCGAACACGGAGTCGACGACGCTGTAA
- the cheY gene encoding chemotaxis protein CheY: MPDVLIADDSEFMRNLLREILEEDHDIVGEVENGVEAVEVYKEETPDLVMMDIVMPIRDGIEATDEIKTSNPEANVIMCTSVGQEEKMKEAVKAGADGYITKPFQKPSVMEAIEDVVPS, translated from the coding sequence ATGCCAGACGTACTGATAGCCGACGACTCGGAATTTATGCGTAACCTCCTGCGTGAGATTCTGGAGGAAGACCACGACATCGTTGGCGAGGTCGAGAACGGTGTCGAGGCTGTCGAAGTGTACAAAGAGGAGACCCCGGATCTGGTGATGATGGACATCGTCATGCCGATCCGGGACGGGATCGAAGCCACCGACGAGATCAAGACGTCGAACCCCGAGGCCAACGTGATCATGTGTACGAGCGTCGGCCAGGAAGAGAAGATGAAAGAGGCCGTCAAGGCTGGCGCCGACGGCTACATCACCAAACCGTTCCAGAAACCGAGCGTGATGGAGGCAATCGAGGACGTCGTCCCGTCATAG
- a CDS encoding FlaD/FlaE family flagellar protein — protein MNSPALVAALADLAAPALVVLLSGGLVGMSIKNMFDSILSDDGSDDDDGDDGDGMADGGGLMAEEGGGDDDLGGLGGFEDEDDEMGGFGDDEFGDMEDATGPDTDELEHRLDELENEVGSLSSTVNTVRTENESISESVEEVEENVRKLLDIYEMVTRGVNPFADDVDAGMGGGMDGDGSFGLFDDDGGEDEAELDDDIANADAEGFFDEDLVEDDGGDMGMGGGDDVDDMFPEEGGDDFDDDGGAFDEEFDDGMEMDEDMSMDDGLEADDSMEADDGDDGGDGGKSFAELKDEYESGDADWAEGEEPDADDDGEELFDDGMDDEMLTDDSMDDGMLEADDDGMEVDEESLEDDDLFDEVIDDEPEETTAAESAEPTTESEPATEPEPEPATEPDPEPEPDPESEPAQAETASTESETETRSEDDSADGSGKPYLSTLPDGFGSELIIVEWLEFLVSESGYREATRAIEYYETIDWIDAAVAADLRTYLQGFDDVDDSGEPLTIDHHTESLTYIAQLDGDSGAEGVALSKLVRGGGSDGLQR, from the coding sequence ATGAACAGTCCCGCTCTCGTCGCGGCGCTCGCGGATCTCGCCGCGCCAGCGCTGGTGGTGCTTCTGTCCGGCGGGCTGGTCGGCATGAGCATCAAGAACATGTTCGACTCGATCCTGTCGGACGACGGGAGCGACGACGACGACGGCGACGACGGTGACGGGATGGCCGACGGCGGCGGGCTGATGGCCGAGGAGGGCGGCGGCGACGACGACCTCGGCGGGCTAGGTGGTTTCGAGGACGAGGACGACGAGATGGGTGGGTTCGGTGACGACGAGTTCGGCGATATGGAAGACGCCACCGGCCCGGATACCGACGAACTCGAACACCGGTTGGACGAACTCGAAAACGAGGTCGGGAGCCTCTCTTCGACGGTCAACACCGTCCGGACCGAGAACGAGAGCATCTCCGAATCCGTCGAGGAGGTCGAAGAAAACGTCCGGAAACTGCTCGATATCTACGAGATGGTCACGCGTGGCGTCAATCCCTTCGCCGACGACGTCGACGCCGGGATGGGCGGCGGAATGGACGGTGACGGCTCGTTCGGCCTGTTCGACGACGACGGCGGAGAGGACGAGGCTGAACTCGACGACGACATCGCCAACGCCGACGCCGAGGGGTTCTTCGACGAGGACCTCGTCGAGGACGACGGCGGCGATATGGGGATGGGTGGCGGCGACGACGTCGACGATATGTTTCCCGAAGAGGGTGGGGACGACTTCGATGACGACGGCGGCGCGTTCGACGAGGAGTTCGACGACGGTATGGAGATGGACGAGGATATGAGCATGGACGACGGACTAGAGGCAGACGACAGCATGGAAGCGGACGACGGGGACGACGGCGGTGACGGCGGCAAGTCCTTCGCCGAGTTGAAAGACGAGTACGAGTCCGGTGACGCCGACTGGGCAGAGGGTGAGGAGCCGGACGCCGACGACGACGGCGAGGAGCTGTTCGACGACGGGATGGACGACGAGATGCTGACCGACGATTCGATGGACGACGGTATGCTCGAAGCGGATGACGACGGCATGGAGGTAGACGAGGAGAGCCTCGAAGACGACGACCTCTTCGACGAGGTCATCGACGACGAGCCGGAAGAGACGACGGCAGCGGAGTCGGCCGAACCGACGACCGAGTCCGAGCCCGCCACCGAGCCTGAGCCGGAGCCTGCCACCGAACCAGATCCCGAACCGGAGCCCGACCCCGAGTCTGAGCCGGCCCAGGCGGAGACGGCCTCGACCGAATCCGAGACGGAGACCCGAAGCGAGGACGATTCGGCCGACGGGAGCGGAAAGCCGTACCTGTCGACCCTCCCCGACGGCTTCGGGTCGGAGCTCATCATCGTCGAGTGGTTGGAGTTCCTGGTCAGCGAATCGGGATACCGCGAGGCGACCAGAGCGATCGAGTACTACGAGACCATCGACTGGATCGACGCCGCCGTCGCAGCGGACCTGCGAACCTACCTCCAAGGGTTCGACGACGTCGACGACAGCGGCGAGCCACTGACGATCGACCACCACACCGAGAGCCTGACCTACATCGCACAGCTCGACGGTGACAGCGGGGCCGAGGGCGTCGCGCTCTCGAAGCTCGTCCGTGGAGGTGGTTCCGATGGGCTTCAGCGTTAG
- a CDS encoding archaellin/type IV pilin N-terminal domain-containing protein, whose protein sequence is MFMESDEDRGQVGIGTLIVFIAMVLVAAIAAGVLINTAGFLQSSAEETGQQSSDQVTNRLEVVNTVGDDINQDDKVIHTVEVTVKKAPGAANIDMGSTIAQWVDTSGSYDLTYGESANASYFSISTVQDDDSSITDSQVLNDPSDRATLKFSAQSIRGGTNTDGLGEGETATIQLNTQSGGTTTVRLVTPETLSGNSAVTL, encoded by the coding sequence ATGTTCATGGAATCAGACGAGGACCGCGGGCAAGTCGGGATCGGCACCCTCATCGTGTTCATCGCGATGGTGCTGGTCGCCGCTATCGCCGCAGGCGTCCTCATCAACACCGCCGGCTTCCTCCAGAGCAGCGCCGAGGAAACCGGACAGCAGAGTAGCGACCAAGTCACCAACCGCCTCGAAGTCGTCAACACCGTCGGTGACGACATCAACCAGGACGATAAAGTGATCCACACGGTCGAGGTGACGGTCAAGAAGGCACCCGGTGCGGCCAATATCGATATGGGTAGCACTATCGCCCAGTGGGTCGACACCAGTGGCTCCTACGACCTTACCTACGGAGAGTCTGCAAATGCCTCGTACTTCTCCATTAGTACTGTTCAAGACGACGATTCGTCGATCACGGACAGCCAGGTGCTGAACGACCCATCGGATCGTGCGACGCTCAAGTTCAGTGCGCAAAGTATTCGTGGCGGGACCAATACTGATGGACTCGGTGAGGGTGAAACTGCAACCATCCAACTGAACACCCAGTCCGGCGGGACCACGACGGTCCGCCTCGTCACTCCGGAGACCTTGTCCGGTAACTCCGCGGTCACCCTGTAA
- a CDS encoding flagellin encodes MGFSVSGSAALIFVAAFIGFGMFYTASANSFETVNDAREASADQTLEQQNTAIEIQTVVYNSTAASLEITVDNTGSTELSVEAVDVLADNQYLSGYGTEVDGSTTTDLWLPGETLTISATGVSSDPGRVKLVTGPGVAATGQTTVVS; translated from the coding sequence ATGGGCTTCAGCGTTAGTGGCTCGGCGGCGCTCATCTTCGTGGCCGCGTTCATCGGCTTCGGGATGTTCTACACTGCGTCGGCCAACAGTTTCGAGACCGTCAACGACGCGCGGGAGGCCAGCGCCGACCAGACCCTCGAACAACAAAACACCGCCATCGAGATCCAGACAGTGGTGTACAACAGCACCGCAGCGTCACTGGAGATCACGGTCGACAACACCGGATCGACGGAACTGTCGGTCGAAGCCGTCGACGTACTGGCCGACAACCAGTATCTGAGCGGCTACGGGACGGAGGTCGACGGCTCGACCACGACGGACCTCTGGCTCCCCGGCGAGACGCTGACGATCAGCGCGACCGGGGTCTCGTCCGACCCGGGGCGGGTCAAACTCGTCACCGGACCGGGCGTGGCCGCGACCGGACAGACGACGGTGGTGAGCTGA
- a CDS encoding archaellin/type IV pilin N-terminal domain-containing protein: MFMQSSDDDDRGQVGIGTLIVFIAMVLVAAIAAGVLINTAGFLQSSAEETGQQSSDQVTNRLEVVNTVGTEINGDAKTVDLVEVTVKKAPGAANIDLGSTIAQWVDTTGSYDLTYGDNTGNTDAPNSTAFSVDGVQDDDSSISDSQVLNDPADRATITFDVDDIRTDSNDASYDGDGLGEGETATIQMNTQSGGTSTVRLVAPETLSGNSAVTL, translated from the coding sequence ATGTTCATGCAATCTTCAGATGACGACGACCGCGGGCAGGTCGGGATCGGTACCCTCATCGTGTTCATCGCGATGGTGCTGGTCGCCGCTATCGCCGCAGGCGTCCTCATCAACACCGCCGGCTTCCTCCAGAGCAGCGCCGAGGAAACCGGACAGCAGAGTAGCGACCAAGTCACCAACCGCCTCGAAGTCGTCAACACCGTCGGTACCGAAATCAACGGTGACGCGAAGACGGTCGACCTGGTCGAGGTGACGGTCAAGAAAGCGCCTGGTGCGGCCAACATCGACCTCGGGAGTACCATCGCTCAGTGGGTCGACACGACCGGCTCGTACGATCTCACCTATGGCGACAACACGGGCAATACCGATGCGCCGAACTCGACGGCGTTCAGCGTCGACGGGGTGCAGGACGACGACTCGTCGATCTCAGACAGCCAGGTCCTCAACGACCCGGCCGACCGAGCGACGATTACCTTCGACGTGGACGACATCCGTACGGACAGTAACGACGCCAGTTACGACGGCGACGGCCTCGGTGAAGGTGAAACTGCGACCATCCAAATGAACACCCAGTCCGGTGGGACCTCGACCGTCCGCCTCGTCGCTCCGGAGACCCTGTCCGGTAACTCCGCGGTCACCCTGTAA
- a CDS encoding DUF7500 family protein, translated as MAQGSDDTNPEDGKILSPEELDIAEDEHVTQIDDGRYVVSSDVRTDEKYGNAANTADPQPEPTPEPEPDPTPEFTDANVHEWLAEQMDDSNARYGFDVTAKFDGEVDQQQLVSNDIVTVFESFMLWYGRQMDGSTPVEDVLGILLSESNVPVRYPPESIKTLLRSTQLSPDDTIADLIEAVDDDGIEL; from the coding sequence ATGGCACAGGGGTCAGACGACACGAACCCTGAGGACGGGAAGATTCTCTCCCCCGAGGAGCTCGACATCGCGGAGGACGAACACGTCACACAGATCGACGACGGGCGGTACGTCGTCTCCTCGGACGTGCGGACCGACGAGAAGTACGGGAACGCCGCGAACACAGCTGACCCCCAACCGGAACCCACCCCGGAGCCGGAACCCGACCCGACGCCGGAGTTCACCGACGCGAACGTCCACGAGTGGCTGGCCGAGCAGATGGACGACTCCAACGCCCGGTACGGCTTCGACGTGACCGCGAAGTTCGACGGCGAAGTCGACCAACAGCAGTTGGTCTCGAACGACATCGTGACCGTTTTCGAGAGCTTTATGCTCTGGTACGGGCGGCAGATGGACGGTTCGACCCCGGTCGAAGACGTACTGGGTATTCTGCTCTCGGAGTCGAACGTGCCGGTTCGATACCCGCCCGAGAGCATCAAGACGCTGTTACGGTCGACCCAACTCTCGCCCGACGATACGATCGCCGACCTCATCGAAGCAGTCGACGACGACGGGATCGAACTCTGA
- a CDS encoding chemotaxis protein CheC, with translation MNVDIQSLGTFNQLAHEGAQQATASMAQMTGIDASVDVTKITLVPRADVGEELKGTDFVGVQFDFDGVMQGETVLAFDADSADTMVEALVPGGASDDAMAQSGVEEIGNIMMSGFIDGWADYLGATIDHSPPVYIEKSGADVLPEAPEHDAHDQVFVFKSEIEWVSESVNFYIYMLPEYESLTETMMSNADTDGDAIPIDKLETFNEMTESGTEQAASNVEMMTGIETEAEVTQISFAPITDVPKQIGTDTYVGTVVEFTGVPSGYLLVLFDEASAVTVAEAMMPVEMDSDELTDQHKAAIEELGNIMTSGFVDGWANVLQTSVDHTPPRLVHDMGQAIVDPLAAQVGQHQEHAFIIDSEMHTPDVDFAAEIHALPNEKELREALEDLDVERADKTDASVEQIFE, from the coding sequence ATGAACGTCGATATCCAGTCGCTCGGTACGTTCAACCAACTCGCACACGAGGGGGCGCAGCAAGCGACGGCGTCGATGGCACAGATGACGGGTATCGACGCGAGCGTCGACGTGACGAAGATCACGCTCGTCCCGCGGGCCGACGTGGGCGAGGAGCTGAAAGGAACGGATTTCGTGGGCGTTCAGTTCGACTTCGACGGTGTCATGCAGGGAGAGACGGTCCTCGCGTTCGACGCCGACTCCGCCGACACCATGGTCGAGGCGCTCGTTCCCGGTGGCGCAAGCGACGACGCGATGGCACAGAGCGGCGTCGAGGAGATCGGCAACATCATGATGAGCGGGTTTATCGACGGCTGGGCCGACTATCTCGGTGCGACGATCGATCACTCGCCGCCCGTCTACATCGAGAAATCGGGGGCCGACGTGTTGCCGGAAGCGCCCGAGCACGACGCCCACGACCAGGTGTTCGTCTTCAAGTCCGAGATCGAGTGGGTCAGCGAGTCGGTGAATTTCTACATCTACATGCTCCCCGAGTACGAGTCGCTCACGGAGACGATGATGTCGAACGCCGACACCGACGGCGACGCCATTCCGATCGACAAGTTGGAGACGTTCAACGAGATGACCGAGAGCGGCACCGAACAGGCCGCCAGTAACGTCGAGATGATGACCGGGATCGAGACCGAGGCGGAAGTGACACAGATCAGTTTCGCCCCGATCACCGACGTGCCCAAACAGATCGGGACCGACACCTACGTCGGGACGGTCGTCGAGTTCACCGGGGTCCCCAGCGGCTACTTGCTGGTGTTGTTCGACGAGGCGTCGGCGGTCACCGTCGCGGAGGCGATGATGCCGGTCGAGATGGACAGCGACGAACTGACCGACCAACACAAGGCCGCTATCGAGGAACTGGGGAACATCATGACCAGCGGGTTCGTCGATGGCTGGGCGAACGTTCTCCAGACCTCCGTCGACCACACGCCACCCCGTCTCGTCCACGACATGGGGCAGGCGATCGTCGATCCCCTGGCAGCACAGGTCGGCCAGCACCAGGAACACGCGTTCATCATCGATTCGGAGATGCACACGCCCGACGTCGACTTCGCTGCGGAGATTCACGCACTCCCCAACGAGAAAGAACTACGGGAAGCACTGGAGGACCTGGACGTCGAGAGAGCCGACAAAACGGACGCAAGCGTGGAACAGATATTCGAATAA
- a CDS encoding DUF7521 family protein: MIELLYTVSTLVFVVAGLTMVGMAMRAYVQTSRRAMLHLSVGFSLAVAGAAATMISAFVNDFTGVKSLLLVNSGLTTFGYLFVMYSLVTYE, from the coding sequence ATGATAGAGCTCCTCTATACGGTTTCGACCCTGGTGTTCGTCGTCGCGGGCCTCACCATGGTCGGAATGGCGATGCGGGCGTACGTCCAGACATCACGGCGAGCAATGCTGCACCTGTCGGTGGGGTTTTCCCTCGCTGTCGCGGGCGCAGCCGCGACGATGATCAGCGCGTTCGTCAACGATTTCACCGGCGTCAAATCGTTGTTGCTCGTCAACAGCGGCCTCACGACCTTCGGGTACCTCTTCGTGATGTATAGCTTGGTTACCTACGAGTAG